CCCCGGGATGAAGACGGCGCGCTTGCCTGATTTCGCCGGGGCCACACGCGACGATCGGCGGCGCCGCGTTGCACTCGGCGTGCTCGCGCCGAGCCAGCCTTACGTCCATTCGCCGTTGACGGTGGTGCTCGGGCCGAAGGCAAGCGGCCGCAAGATCGGCGACATCGGCGATCTCGCAGGGCTTCGTCTCGTCATCGACAGCGGCTCGCTCGGCGACGCCATCCTGATGAGCTTCGACAAGGGGCGGCTGATCGACAACATCACCCATCTCGTTCCCGGCCGCGACGATCTCCTCGGCACGCTGCAGCGCGGCGAGCATGACGCGACGCTGATCGATCTTGCCCGCTTCGACGCCCATCGCGCTGCGCACCCGGACACGGCGATCACGGCATCCGGTTACTATTATCCGATCGGCGCCAATCGCGGCTATGTCGGACTGGCCAGCGATGGCGCGCTGATCGACGCCGTCAACAAGGCGCTGACGGGGCTCGCGGCCGAGGGGCGGATCGCAGAGTTCGGCAAGCAGGCCGGGCTCACCTATCTGCCACCGCGCGAGCCTGCGATTCTGGGCGATGTCTGGACGAAGATCATTCAGCGGTGATTGGAAAGGCTCGGGTGTCCTGGACGCGCTGCAACGCCTCTTGGCGTTGCGGCGCAGAGCCGGGACCTAGAAAGCCGGGTGGCTGCATCATGGACCCCGGCTCTGCAGCGCACCGCTAAGGAGCGCTGCGCTGCGTCCGGGGCACGAACTTCGCCCAGCATGTGCCATATGTGATCAGACGGAATGCGCCAATCTGTCTCGCCTGATGCCGATGGCAGGGCCAGCCCGGTGCAGTACCCTTCAGGGAACCGGGAGAGAATCATGTCCAAGCCAATCGATCGCCGCCACTTCATTGCCGCCGGTAGCACCGGACTTGCGATGCCTTTCGTCCTGCGCAGCGCCTCGGCGCAGGCTGGGTGGCCCGCGCGGCAGATTCGCATGATTTGCAGCTATCCCGCCGGCGGTCAGACCGACCTGCTCGCGCGCGCCTATGGCGAATTCATCTCCAAGCAGGTCGGCAAGACCGTCGTCGTCGAGAACAAGGCCGGTGCTTCCGGCGCGATCGGCACCGCCGAAGTTGCCCGCGCCGAGCCCGACGGCCACACCATGCTGTGCTCGATCTCGACCACCTACATCATGAACCGCGTGGTGATGAAGAATCCAGGCTACGACATGGACAAGGATTTGACGCTGGTCAGCGTCATTCCGGGGGCCGGCCTTCTGCTGGTCGCGAACCCCAGGACCGGCGTCAAGACGCTGGAGGATTTCGTCGCGTTCGCACGCAAGAGCGGCAAGGTGAACTTCGGCACTTACAGCGCGGGTTCGGCTCCGCACATGACGATCAACGAGCTCAACAAGCAGTACGGCCTGTCGATCGAGCCGGTCCATTACCGCGGCGAGGCCCCGATGTGGACGGGGATGCTCGAAGGCACGCTGGATGCCGCAATGGGCAGCTACACGGCAGCGCAGTCGGTCCTGCAAAGCGACCGTGGCACCGTGTTCGCGGTGCATTCGAAGAAGGTCGACGCGATCCCTGCCATCAAGACCCTTCCGGAGCAGGGCGCGACCTCGAAATTCTTCACCGTGAGCGGCTTCTCCGGCTGGGCCGTGCCGAAGGCGACGCCGCAAGCGGTGATCGACCGACTGGCGGAGCTGTGCGTGGCCGCCAACAACGATCCGAAAGTGAAGGAAGTTCTCGCGACCTTCGTGCTCGAAGCTGCCATCGGCTTCAAGGAGACCAATGCGCTGTACCAGCGCGAACTGCCGATCTGGATCGAGAGCGCGAAGTCACTCGGCCTCGAGCCGGCCTAGGCTCCGAGCCAGGGTCGGCGCGCCGGTTGCCCCATCTCGCTCCGGAGTCCGACCAAAGCCTAGTGTCGGAAGCGCATTTCCACGCTATGATTGCGTGCCACTACGGACCAGAAGGGCCGATCGCATGACACCGGATGCAGTCGCTGTCGCCGTTATGATTATCCTGCTCTTTCCGATGGGCTATTTCACGCTGGCCTCGCCGGCCTTCCTGCTGGTGAGGCTCGATATCCAGCCCGTCGCCCAGTTGCTGCGCGGAATGTTCAACGCCCATTTTCTGGTGATGCGCGTCGCCGCCCTCATCGGGACCGCGGCACTGCTCCTGGACGGCCGCCTGCTTGCCGCGCTGGTCGTTGGCCTGCTCGCAGTGCTGGCGATCTGGGGACGCCGCTGGTTCATGCAAAGGGTCGATGACCAGCTCAGAGCGAGGGACGCCGGCGATGCCGATGCCCCGCATCGGCTGCGGCGGCTGCATTGGAGCGGCATGCTGGCCAATGCAATGCTGCTCGTCGCACTGCTGGCCGGCATTCCCTACATTGCCACGTCCGCGTGAAATGTCGCCGCAGCGGCGCGACCGGCCCGATCATCGCTGCCCAATGCCTGCGCTCGAAAGCGCCTAATGCTCGCCCGAACTCGCGGTGGCCTGCTGCGCCTTGTGGATCGAGGACGGCACCACGCCGAAATATTTCCGGAACACCCGGCTGAAATGCGATGAGCTGGAGAAGCCCCAGGAGAACGCGACGTCGGTGATGGTCTTGCCGGCGTGGGCCTCGAGCTCCTGGCGGCAGTTCTGCAGGCGGGCCTGCCAGATGTAGTCGCTCACCGTGGTGCCGCGCTCCGAGAACAGCATGTGCAGATAGCGTTTGGAGCAGCCGAGCTCGGTCGAGATCTGGTCGATGCACAGATCCGGATCGCGCAGGTGCTCGCGGATGAAGAACTGCGCGCGCACATACATCGCTTCGGGCCCGACACGGTCGAACATGGTGTCGGCTTCGCGCAGCGGCAGCAGCAGCAGGTCGATCAGCGAATCGGCGACGCCGACCGCACTGTTTGCCGACAGCTTTGCCGCCTCGTCGAAGGTCGCATGAACGAAATCGTGGGCGATCCGCCCTGTCCCCGTCTTCGATGACAGCTTGCAGGCGGGCATCCGCTGCGACGGGAACCCGCGGTCGCGCAGCAGCGACTTCGGCACGATTACGACGTCGTGGCGGGTGAACGCGGGACTGATGATCGAATGCGGACAGGAGACGTCATAAGCGATGATGTCGCCCGGGTTGATTTCGATGTGGCGGCCTTCCTGCTCGAAATAGGACACGCCGTAGGTCTGGAAGTGAATCTTGATGTAGGGATGCTCGTTGGCCTTGGCGCGCGCCAGCGTGTGGGCGATGCGATGCTGACTCACTTCGATCTGGCAGAGCTTGAGGCGCGAGACGCTGGTGTAGTCGATGCGGCCCTCGAGCGAGGACGCCTCCAGCGGATCGACGTCGAAATGCCCGCACAGGCTCGTCAGCCCGTCGACCCAGCTCTGGATCTGGCGCTTTGGCGTCATGCCGGTCGTCGAGAGCGTGTGAATGGTGTCGGACATTAATCCAGCCACTGGGTTTGATCCGGAGATTCGACGCGAATCGCGACCAGCGCTGCTGCAGCCCCCAGCCGTGATTGCGTGACGTTTACCTCGAATTTGAGCGGTCTTTTGGCACGAGCGCCATCGTTCCATTGCCACCCTTGAAAGACGATCCTCCGCCTTAGTTGTAGCTCCGTCAAGGGGAACCTGAACGTTGAGCTTGCGACCAACTCATGCGGAAGCCGCTGAATTCGCTACTGCAAAAATCAAAATCTTCGTCTCG
The sequence above is drawn from the Bradyrhizobium amphicarpaeae genome and encodes:
- a CDS encoding substrate-binding periplasmic protein, with protein sequence MRVRRAAWSLAALLSTMASVALAADDPLKICLDEDRPPLSMHHRGKPDAGFDVLLAQAIADRLGRKLAIQWFESKLDEDSSPQLEANALLSDGRCSLVGGYALTRDSLVVPGMKTARLPDFAGATRDDRRRRVALGVLAPSQPYVHSPLTVVLGPKASGRKIGDIGDLAGLRLVIDSGSLGDAILMSFDKGRLIDNITHLVPGRDDLLGTLQRGEHDATLIDLARFDAHRAAHPDTAITASGYYYPIGANRGYVGLASDGALIDAVNKALTGLAAEGRIAEFGKQAGLTYLPPREPAILGDVWTKIIQR
- a CDS encoding Bug family tripartite tricarboxylate transporter substrate binding protein, with the protein product MSKPIDRRHFIAAGSTGLAMPFVLRSASAQAGWPARQIRMICSYPAGGQTDLLARAYGEFISKQVGKTVVVENKAGASGAIGTAEVARAEPDGHTMLCSISTTYIMNRVVMKNPGYDMDKDLTLVSVIPGAGLLLVANPRTGVKTLEDFVAFARKSGKVNFGTYSAGSAPHMTINELNKQYGLSIEPVHYRGEAPMWTGMLEGTLDAAMGSYTAAQSVLQSDRGTVFAVHSKKVDAIPAIKTLPEQGATSKFFTVSGFSGWAVPKATPQAVIDRLAELCVAANNDPKVKEVLATFVLEAAIGFKETNALYQRELPIWIESAKSLGLEPA
- a CDS encoding helix-turn-helix domain-containing protein, whose amino-acid sequence is MSDTIHTLSTTGMTPKRQIQSWVDGLTSLCGHFDVDPLEASSLEGRIDYTSVSRLKLCQIEVSQHRIAHTLARAKANEHPYIKIHFQTYGVSYFEQEGRHIEINPGDIIAYDVSCPHSIISPAFTRHDVVIVPKSLLRDRGFPSQRMPACKLSSKTGTGRIAHDFVHATFDEAAKLSANSAVGVADSLIDLLLLPLREADTMFDRVGPEAMYVRAQFFIREHLRDPDLCIDQISTELGCSKRYLHMLFSERGTTVSDYIWQARLQNCRQELEAHAGKTITDVAFSWGFSSSSHFSRVFRKYFGVVPSSIHKAQQATASSGEH